From the genome of Manduca sexta isolate Smith_Timp_Sample1 unplaced genomic scaffold, JHU_Msex_v1.0 HiC_scaffold_1003, whole genome shotgun sequence:
CGATGTaaccaattaataataaagtttatggaAAGAACAatagatatttaatacataGCTTTGGCTTCTCCCTAAACTAAATCAGCATGTAACATTGTcagatgtattaatttaattcttaattatactttatcaaGGAAATGCAAACGTACGAAGGAGAACTGAACCATTTAGCAAAATTGGAGGAATTTCTACGTGTGAAAGGCTCTCGAAGAATCTGCGAGGCTGACGAGAAAGAGGAGATAAAGAGATTGGAGGAGATACAGCGGTGCGAGCATGAGATACAAAGACACGATGCCTTACTTGAAGAGATCTTTGTTAGTAGTGACTTGCTCAATATATTTCTAACTTGAAGTATTTTACTTCTTCTTTAAAGGAgaatctataaaaaattatcaaggTATTTTAGGTCATTCACTAAGGCCTTAACGCAATAGGTACTAATTAAAACTCGGAAACTTCAGATGCGGTAAGGTCATTTTGTAATGCTCGTTAAAAAAAAGAGAATCTACAAAGCGAATGAGGGACTACAGTGTGTTGGTCACCTGTTTATCACCACAGTGCTGCTCTATTCACAACAGAAATATACAATACGGTTTATTTTTTGCCTTATAATATGCTTACTTAATATCTTTACTTCTCTCTAGAGCTATGCCGGTCTAGATCGCGCAGCCACGATCATAAACCGTTTCAACATCACTGAGATCGAGAACTTCTCTTGCTTCGTGCTGCTCTGTGAGGTGCTGCAAGAGTCTATTATTATGCGGAGAGATCTTGAGCTGTTGCGACAGAGAATTCGTGAGTCTTAAATGGATTTTGTGGGATCCGAAGACCTTTATAGTTTTCCATActtaacatacaaatatagagcTTAGTTGAACTATAGTTTTTGTGCCTctttaatatagatataaaatatccaaataacAAGACTAATAAGTCGCTTACCTAAATAATGTCGCCTAGGACTAAATTACAAACCTGTACATGACGTTTTAAGACGTTAGGTGTTAGATTTCATAATGACTACCGAAAACGTAATGTAACGATGCTGCTTGGCTATAAGAAACACCTTGAACGagtatatttgtctattttctCAGTGGACCAACGCGACATAAACGAAGCCCGTGAAGAGAAGCAGGACAAGCGCCTAGCTCAGGTCACGCGCGGCCTGGAAGCGCAGCGAGCGCGCTGTGCGAACAAACTGGAGTTGAACACCACTGCTGATGCGACCATTGTCAAGGTTTTGAGGGGAATCGACGAGTTGGTCAGGTAAATAATGATCATTACTTATAACAATGATATGACAACAGTCTATTATAAAATAGCATAGTTGACGTATTCGAACAGAATAATTTTCGGAAAACTGAACCGGATTATGAAAATCCTTTACAGATAGGAAAATACATCCAGGTtcaaataaatgcatataagtAAGTAGATACATACCAAATgtatttataagtttaatattaaaacgtaaTCAATACATTTGGCGCCGACCGCACATATTTCATATAGCATCAGCTGATCCATCGTTTCCTAAACTTGTGCTGCAATATCAAAAGTAACGTCTTTATTATTGCTATCCATCTATCAGACTGGCTCGGTGTGACTGCACTCCTTTACTTAGCCTACTGGGCAACCACAAGGAAGTGACCAAGTGGAACGTGCCCAAGTTCTTGCGCATACTGGAGACTGAGGTCAAGAGCCTCATAGAGGTCGCTTATGGAGCCGTGAaggtttgatattaaaatatcatagaATATTATAACGAACTACTTACAAATGTTTTATGTCGCTAaagttcgtattttttttttgtttagctaagtaatataatttactttaatatattacgtGAGATTGTATTTTACTTGCCTCAAATCGTGTTAGCATAAGGATAATGTGTAGAATGTAAATACTACATAGATTCATTTATATTGACTAGCAGAAAAATGCAGtgtcagttttatttttcagccTCCAGCGCCAACGCCGAAAGCTCGTAAAGGGCCGGCAGCGCCTCCTGCTGCTAAACTAGTGGCGGACCCTTATGTGGAAACACTGCGACCGAACAAGATTGAAAAATTGGTCCCGTACCAACCTTGCGCTTAGTGAGTTTATCAAGAATTTAGTTCAATTGTCACTAGATGgcataaaattagtaaaaaaatatgcatcatTTTACTTTAGTGCCACAAGATGGCGACAggttttcatattttgtaaCTTGCCTGTATGGCTTTACAATTCTGAGTAAAGTGTAGTAatgtatatcatataaaaaatgtatgtcaatatattttatttattatgaaacataaagCATATATCCACAAAGGTGTATGTAACAGgcagaaataaaacaaacctgTGTCTTGCTGAGTTTACGCGTTTATCTCATCTtagtaaaatctatttattattacagttgTGTTGAGGATTACATCATGAACCTTGTTTTGAAACCCCTGCCATACCCGCCGACAAAGAATATGTCGAAGGAATTTTCCGTCTCGAAGATATCAATACGAAGTTCGGAATATTCACTCTGACTATACCAGCGTACGTATGatatgattaaattttaaaaactatgtacttaaggtggtagctcaaggtccattttcatacattttgtttcggctttaatctgggtaactaaacaagtattggcaagtaaagaatttaaattcacgtctagttagtgattagttctcgcagttgaagaaaaatgtaaaaataattaataatcatggatatttctgcctttaaaatttcgtcatattaaattttaaaggccgaaatatccatgattattagcTAATTCTTTTACTACAAACTTTATGCATGCCTTGACTACTACCTAACAAGACCAAATTACaacttatttcattttttcttcACAGAAAACGACACCCATACAGGGGTAAGAAGGACTAATAAATTTATCTGAcatttattgtgtaattttaaattataaaattcggtaataaattattgttttattatacatttgattttatttacataaaaataaataggtaatatgataaataaataatatggttaCATGTATGGCGTCCTTACAAAAtggtagaaattataatattatactggcAACACGTGTGTCTTTGGTGTTTCCATAAAATTAAGAGTACCCAAAAATTTGGTAAAACAATTATCGACAACATTTTAATGTTGGCCAGTTGAGTTTTGTTTCAAATTGCTAAATTACTACTactgaatatttttaccaattaaaattcatattttttgttatagatATACCTACCGACGCATAAgaaattttatagtatgtacaatccaaagagaatataacacTACGTTAGTCGTGTGTGTTGAATTAAAGGTCAAAATAGCAAattcaatcaatttttttttctttcgttgtttatttatcggtaattttgccaatgtcgaggaATAGTAGCagatacaacacaaaaaaagaataaaaattcaggtaatcaaaaatcttccaaattaaagttacttactatttattttggtttaatttgtcaaattaaatttctaatgtaacggtttttttaaacaattttcggATTGTACATTGGAGTGCAGATGTATTTAGACTGGCAACATTTGGAGTGTATTTCACTTGTcagtgtgtgtgtgagtgatgTCTCCGCCATTGAAAATCATTTTAGCCGAGAATTGAAATAGGTTGTACCTTCCATAAATCGGCAAAAATCTTCACAATCTTTCCTCCTTTGCTTATTCTGTTTAGTCATATTCCGTGCACAAACATTATATCAAATGGCAGACAGAGACACAGATGAGTTAAACATCgataacgtaataaaaaaattattaaaaggtaattgttgatattgtttgaaataaacaaaacggTCAGTGTTTTGTACGGATACAGTGAAATACGTTGTTATTTAGTGGTAATGTGTGAAAATATCGCGAGTTTTAGTGTTTCTGGTGATGAGTGATATGTTTACGTTTGTTTTCAGTGCGGGGCGAGAAGCCTGGCATGAATGTTCAGTTGACCGAAATAGAAATCAAAGGGCTATGCTTGAAATCGCGGGAAATATTCTTGTCACAGCCAATATTACTTGAATTGGAGGCCCCGTTAAAAATATGCGGTGAGTACCGAATACCTAAATTTTTATGCATCCGTCAGACGTTAGCCAACACTTTCTCGTGCGAAAAGAGCTACATACCCACTTTCGAAATTGGACAAAAGTTGCTGATTTTGTGTAATAACTAACAACAAGGCAGTAGAAGTTACAATTCATTTAATTGGGCAAGATTGCATGGTGTATTCTACATTTATGTTTTCGTTATTCCCCTTTTGAGATAAGGTTGCAATAGCAATTTCCGGCTAGTGTCCTTATACCGACGAGCATAGACAGGATAAAGGATGtagagttatataaaatattttgtgaggtaataatatttttaatatatttcacattatTAACTGCTTGAAATCacgaatttttaataatgaatgacTCAAAATATCAAATCGTATGTTGACCTTAAAGCTGACATTTTGATACTGTCACAAGTGCAAGGAAAAATGAATTGTCAAGGAGATAGATAGACCTATTCAAAAGttgttttttcattttgttaaatagttataattttgcaacaatctacaaattattttaatggatcTATAACTGTTGCaaccatttaattttttaatcacattaaaaaaaataaaaaaaaaacattcaatttatgtaatttactcatttttttttatttttttttcactaaaacaCTTATTTTGGTAGCATGTTTTCTATATAACATGAGACCAATAAACTGACATCTTACAACCTGTTCCATTTACATTATGTTATGAGTATtgaatgtgtaatatttatccTTTTTGTGTATACAAATATTGGGAAAGTATCTCCTTGCATATTTTATCAGAGatgtgaatttataatatacataaatacaataacacCACATATGTAAATTAGCTATATTCATActaacataataaattgtaaaattatctgTTATCCATTCACGGCAAAATcattaaaccaattttgatgaaatgtatGTAGTAAGTTTGAACCATACGAGAGGATATCAATATTCACCACAGTCGTCTCAGCTTGCTTAACTGTTTCTTTGTATTCCATTTCTATATGGTCTACAAAGCGATTGgcaactataatatttagtgcaTACTATAAACATGTTAAGTACATAGGTCAGGAACATACCCTATTCAGGCCATGAAGGTCTATAGATGGATACCAGCAACCACATAGGGCTATAAGGATTAAGAACTgtgtgtaactactgaacataatgagacctaacatctcatgtctcagaatggcgagcgcagtggaatactaaacaataattagtacttaattcatggtgttggatggtgtttccgctgtttatgggcggttgtatcacttaccatcaggcgaacggcaatcttgtctcgtcattcaaagcaataaaaaaaaacttcagtgCACCAGATATCTAATACACAATGAAcaaatttgtaacattttgaaatattactcatataaatttaacacCTAAGTTGATTCACAGTTGTTAAAGTAATTTAACACATTGCCCTAAATGTTGCATCAGattaatattgttgattttatcTTACCTCACCAGGTACTGGCTCACCTGTTGTCTTTTGAAATAGTTTATTGCTTGAAGCCAAAATTCTTATGATGTTTGCATTATTTTTGAGTTCATATTACTTAGGTGTTATTAATCTAATAAATTCTTTGATTTGTCAATTGTATAAatgttagaatattataaaatgtgtgaATTATTGCATTGTCAGTATTAAAGGCATTACAGTTcctttataaatcaaattacttCCTTCCGTTcctttattaattatgaaatgtattcatgtttatttaatttattggaaaatattaatatgccaTATCCAGCAATGGTAAAAggcaaataataatgtttatttgaatcattgaatttcttttgtttatattccaaTACTAACATTAAGACTTTCTTGGAATTTATCATTATCTTGTTGGTATAAGTGGCATCCTAATAGTTCTTCATAAAAAAAGCTATGCTTTCAAACTATTTTCATCAAACTACaaattgcatattatttatttagccaACTAAGAATTGAGAGATTACACATACAAGATTGTAATAATACTCCTTACACATGTTGAGTAATAATACCATGTATAGCACACCACTCAAATATAAATGCACAACATTGTAGCACATAACATTGTGGACATAACATGGCACATAAGCATTCATTTTCATCGTAACATGTGTTATTATTGGTACTTAAAACACCATTTGTTATGAAATCAGTCTGAATACATAAATCAGTGCAAGTTATttcataatgtaattttgtgTGGGTGAATGTTTCTTTACTAAATTGTGCCATTTGTGGTCCACATTTTTTGAGTGCAGGACTAGCTTATCTAAAAGGATAGTTTAGCTCAATACAAATGTAGTTTTAGAtactagtttatattttatttaatatatttttaaaattgtttaattattaaatcttaGTTGTCCCGCTAATGGCCATATTATtgaacagataaaaaaattatggtatTAATCTGGTAAAATACAATCTgcattatatacaatatgtttaaCTGTGTAATAATTTTGACATCTATTTGTTAGACAGTGCAAGAGATATGTATCtaactttttactaatattattttattgatatataaaactatttttccggatttcatcgcggtttttatattacaattttctactgacgtttcgaagatcttgcagccttcatggtgaaGGGGGactgttattattttacttgaggggaatataattttacttcacTAATACAACAATCGcggaattttgtgaaaattatgGCGTGTTTGTAGAAGTAATAGCAGAAACAGTTGAAGGGATTTGGCTCATGGGTAGATCATGCCCCGAATTAACACATATGCTTCATTTTTTAAGACGGCCATTGCGTCGTCCTGTAGGAGCGATGATTCGCAAAAGTAATTTCGGAAATTTTGTAGCAGGAAACGATTTACACACGGGAgaggccgcgagcaacacctagtgaaAACAATAAACATCCCATAATCATTTTGCagttttataaactatattacTCATAATTGAAGACCTTTTTGTTGTACTCCAAAGATAAGATAATATTGCATAATGTTTTGATATCTCCATTAACCTGTTCAAAACTGGGCAAGTTACAATAACATCTGAAGGGGTAAAAATGTCGAAAGTTGTATTACAAGTCTCTAAGtattaaaggaataaaatatgatttcaaaTTATACTGAACAGCAaggattttatgtaattaatgaattatgCTTGTTCATTGCTTTAGTGGCTTATTTATGCATTGCGGTATTATTCTTGAAAAGCTAGACGTTTTGTGTATCTGTAATATTAGCTGCCTCATCAAGAATTAAAGATAAGATCATTTTATTGACAAAGTTCTATTCTTTCcgtcaaacaaaatatatgttttttgcTTAATAActcaacaatttaattatctttatcAAATAATCCGGCTAAGAGATTGAAACGAAAAAATAGATATCAAAGTATAACTGTTTACTAAGCTATTTGTTataactttacaataaaattacgtacgtttagtttacattaattatattctttcgtGCAATTTTTGTACGTACAGATTGTGAGTAGAACCGCAAAACTGTTTAACAGCATTAAAGAATATGTGCATCCGGCAATCATTTATCCCTCAAAATGCTTCAcattcacaccttttatccctgaaaggcTAAACAGGAGTGTAACCAATACTCCCAACATTTTGCCATGTGTATTCCACCCTATGAGGTGATAGTGGCAGAGTCTATGCAACAACACTCAATTTTGAAGGGCTAAGCAGAGACGTAACCAATGCTCTTATCATTTTACTATTTGTATTCCGCCCTATGAGGTGATGGTGCAAGTGTCTATGCAACAACACTCAATTTTGAAGGGCTAAGCAGAGACGTAACCAATGCTCGTATCATTTTGCTATTTGTATTCCGGCCTATGAGGTGATGGTGGTTGAGTAACCAACAacactaattataaattttgttccAGGTGACATTCACGGCCAATACTACGACCTGCTAAGGTTGTTCGAATACGGCGGCTTCCCTCCGGAGTCGAACTACCTTTTCCTCGGTGACTACGTGGACCGCGGCAAGCAGTCCCTCGAGACCATATGCCTCCTGCTGGCTTACAAGATCAAATACCCAGAGAACTTCTTCCTTTTACGCGGCAACCACGAGTGTGCCAGCATTAATAGGATTTATGGGTGagtcttatttatataaaacatagagTTCATGTTTGGATGTGGTGTTAGTTATGTATATGCGATTAAATGGATTTTTCAGTtactctatttttatataatttaccgtTATTTGTAGCTTTCGTAGTATTGTAGGTTGGGAAACTAAAATCTAACTTGAAGGTTGagacgaatataaaaatacgtaaatcATAGCGAGTAATATTTGGCCTCAtaagttcattttataaaattattcggTCAATGTAAAACAGTGTGCATACTTGGACTTGATTCAAATTGAAGgttaaaacaaaacatgattatttgttaaacgtATATTATAAATCCTCCACAATGATTTGTTTATCTCTCCGTGTGAATCATGGGCGTCAGATATGGATAGCTTTCCATTCCGCAATCGCTAATCAAATATTTGCGGAATGCggagtatacaaatatttgtcctTGTTGAATGTCGCTTAGTACAAATCACAGGTTTCCTTgaagtaaattaaaagtaatttcacTTTATCTACCCATGTTAATTACTCGCTAGTTTTTCGGTAAAAAATTACGCCATTTAGACGGAGGCATTTACTGAAGTTATTTA
Proteins encoded in this window:
- the LOC115448454 gene encoding serine/threonine-protein phosphatase PP1-gamma catalytic subunit B: MADRDTDELNIDNVIKKLLKVRGEKPGMNVQLTEIEIKGLCLKSREIFLSQPILLELEAPLKICGDIHGQYYDLLRLFEYGGFPPESNYLFLGDYVDRGKQSLETICLLLAYKIKYPENFFLLRGNHECASINRIYG
- the LOC119191079 gene encoding LOW QUALITY PROTEIN: outer dynein arm protein 1-like (The sequence of the model RefSeq protein was modified relative to this genomic sequence to represent the inferred CDS: inserted 1 base in 1 codon; added 721 bases not found in genome assembly); the protein is MPTQVEQKVVDPEAELSNVQRTFQKLAPMCSVEKRAGGIPQLAPQEKQLGILANELKETLLCINLASKGQHACRDNLVKDGTRKCIVEYEHLESVLRDEKAQQAELDCLNYLAQKQLVELLKRVPTEGDELAMIENAANRLRRMENRLDLATKRFCLVNSDNKKLREEIHRLLVERNDFNIQWNRTIGKLVQGKEYLMDIFEIAAVAFGDRDECCRKLEALKWKGLFQLNRDISEMQTYEGELNHLAKLEEFLRVKGSRRICEADEKEEIKRLEEIQRCEHEIQRHDALLEEIFSYAGLDRAATIINRFNITEIENFSCFVLLCEVLQESIIMRRDLELLRQRILDQRDINEAREEKQDKRLAQVTRGLEAQRARCANKLELNTTADATIVKVLRGIDELVRLARCDCTPLLSLLGNHKEVTKWNVPKFLRILETEVKSLIEVAYGAVKPPAPTPKARKGPAAPPAAKLVADPYVETLRPNKIEKLVPYQPCAYCVEDYIMNLXFETPAIPADKEYVEGIFRLEDINTKFGIFTLTIPAKRHPYRGKKD